The sequence below is a genomic window from Setaria italica strain Yugu1 chromosome IV, Setaria_italica_v2.0, whole genome shotgun sequence.
AAACACCACCACGAGTTGTTCTTCCAGGTTAGGCATAGTATGTGTTGTAGGGAGGCCTCGGTACTCGACTCCGCCGCGCTGGAAGATGGATCCTTGCACACGCCCTGCAGCGTCGGCGGCGATGGATGTCTGTTGGGCGTGCCCGGAGTGGCGCCGGGGTCCGGAGACGGCGAGCCGGGACAGGGACAGGGGGTGCGTGGTCACCGGAGGGCGGCGGAGACGGAGGTGGCAGTGCGGAGTCTGGCCGTTCCGTCGCCTCGCCGCTCGCCGGTGGGTGTCGCCTAGCGTCGCGAGCACAAAGGTGAAGCAGCAGACGACCACGTTGTCTCGGCAGCGcggctgctcctcctcgccgtacTTTTGTATATTTGTATAGCTGACAAAGACTCTGTACATTGATTGTACTAGGGGTTTCACAAGCTCAGTGGCATACAGGGGGCTTGTGCTACATCTGCAAAGGACAAACTGCCCTCTTCTACTACAATTTACAAACCATGAGATAAACTAGGGGGCATTGGGGATTTGCAAGTTAAATGCCCCAATAAACAAACTTAGTCACTCTACTTTGTCCAAGGCCTTTATACTACGGTGTATCTGCACTGCGTAATAGAAAGTCATCACACAGTTGTAAGTGTGAAATATCAATCCACAGACCCCGATGATGTCTGCTATCTCCTTTAAACGGGACCTAGCAGGGTGAGGagaaataaaatgaatagtTAAGCCACTCAGGATTCAGGAATAACGCATTTTATGAACCAGCACTTCACATAGCACCAACTTACTTTGAGCTATCAGAGTCTCCTTCCACACAAGATCTCTTTCCAGTTCCCAGTTCACTGGTTACCTTGGTGCCTGAGTCCATCTGAAGTAAGATACAGCGATTCAGACTCTTCCTTCTCATTGCAAAACAAATGGGAATTGAAGCTTCTACAATCATCACATCATGTAATAAGAGCAATTATGCCTGTCATGAAACTGCTACTAGTAATTTCTGGGAATCTAGCTCTAAATTCTGTATCTATACCAATACAACATGTCACTTCATACTACTTCAAACATAGCCTTACAACACAACAACTTCGCAAGATGCAAAGAATTGTCTGTAACAGTGGTGTTACAAATCTTCTGACAAATATCTGTTCTTCCTACTTGGGTGCTAGCCGCCATGCTAAATATCATATAAATAGGTAAATAGGGTTCAGTGCTGCTACAGAAATATTTGGCATGCATTGAAGGCAAGTGATATGATGCTAGTTATGCCATCATACACAAAACATAACTATTATTATCTAGGAACTTGGTTCATGTTATTAAAAAAAACGAGTGCAAGAGTGCAAGGAACGGTCTGTAGCAATAGGCAAAAATAGTGTTGCAGTTGTGACATTTGTACCAATCAATCCTTCCGATCGAGCACTAGTTATCAGGTCAAACAATATATAAAATAGCCAAAGTGTTGCAAAGGTGAATACTGGTGCAGAGGGAAATGTCACTAGAATGATGTATACCTTGGGAATGTTTTTAGTGCCAGGAGGGCCTGAGCTGAAGTTTCTTCTTCCATGAATCAAGCTGGGACCAGACTTTGcctgaaattcaaacaaatgtCCTCAAAGTTAAATCAAATGTACATGATAAAGTTGCAGATCTTAATATAGGACTCATCCCAGGACAATGAAATAACAATGTCAATTGATGTGCATAGCATGTTGGATTGGTCAAAAGTTTGATCTAGATATTTTGTTACAGAGTGACCTCATAGCAATGTTTGAAGCAACAAAGCGAAGGCTTGCATGATAAGATCACATAGCAATATTAGCAGGCAGCATAAAAAAATCCAAATGAAGCAACACAAATGAACTTTGTTTACACAAAGGTGAACAGACAACGAGTAATACCTTGAAGGATGAGCAGAGGCTATAGCCAGCCTCATTGTGCAGTACACTTTTGGCTTTTGTTGGGATTGGGAATCCCGAACAAATAAtggagagagggagaagggagaaAGCAAGCCAATTGAACAAGTGAATCAAATGAACAAATAGCCAAAAGTTCTCTCCTCCAAGCTCTAaggctctatttatagggaggaggagatgaCTATTTATATTAATTCCATTGGTGGAGTTGAATATTACAAATAGGTACCTGGACCTTACAAAAAGACCCTTGGATGTTACAACTAAGTCCCTAAGCTTCACAAACAAGCCCTTAGACTCCATTTCAGGCCTCTTTTATACACAAGGAGGTCACTAGCCTTAGGCCTCCTAAGGCGCACCCCCAACAACTTTAGATAGTAAACCAAAGGTGAAGCTCTCTAGTACCTGTATAAAACAAAAGCTCCAATCAAGCTACCAAGGAGTTTGAGTGACATCCACACATAATTAAAAACCATTGTGTAATTACTAAGTGAAGATAAAGGTCCTACAACTGAGGTAAAATATTATTCAAGATATCTAGTAAGGTGCAAACTATCTTTTCAACACATCTATTGAGCTTGACTGCCCATTCATCAAATACGACCCATTGGATATCATAATGCTGCTTCGGTGAAGCTTGATTAAAAGTTTATATCAGTTTTAAAAGATATTTTTAACCACATTTAATCATGATGAATCAAACAAAGCAAAACAACTTCTATTAGGTACATACTATAGAGTAAAGGAAAAATATCAACAAAATTGCATTTCTCCAATTTGACGATATAGCATAAACTGTCTGGGTCTAGAAATAGCAAGTATTTTCCAATATCTTGGATATAATGAATATCATTGTTATCAGCAGTGTGTTTGTtaataactactccctccgtcccaaattgtaagtcgttttggtttttctaggttcaaAGATTTTGCTATACATA
It includes:
- the LOC105914284 gene encoding uncharacterized protein LOC105914284, whose translation is MESKGLFVKLRDLVVTSKGLFVRSRYLFVIFNSTNGININSHLLLPINRALELGGENFWLFVHLIHLFNWLAFSLLPLSIICSGFPIPTKAKSVLHNEAGYSLCSSFKAKSGPSLIHGRRNFSSGPPGTKNIPKMDSGTKVTSELGTGKRSCVEGDSDSSKSRLKEIADIIGVCGLIFHTYNCVMTFYYAVQIHRSIKALDKVE